The Hyla sarda isolate aHylSar1 chromosome 2, aHylSar1.hap1, whole genome shotgun sequence genome includes the window GGATCTGGAGCAGCGAGTGGATTTGCAGTAGGTGCATGGGAACTAAACGCCTTGCTGCTCTTACAGCTCCTTGGATGGGTCTTTATTCCAGTCTACATACGCTCTGGAGTATACACTATGCCGGAATATTTGTCAAAACGCTTTGGAGGATTTCGAATCAAAGTGTATTTTGCTGTATTGTCTTTGATTTTGTACATCTTCACCAAACTCTCTGTTGACTTGTATTCGGGAGCCTTGTTCATCCAAGAATCCCTGGGATGGAACCTATATTTGTCGGTGATCTTACTCATTGGAATGACTGCACTCCTCACAGTCACTGGTGGTCTAGTAGCTGTTATTTATACGGACACCCTCCAGGCCTTTCTTATGATTATCGGGGCAATGACATTGACCATTGTAAGTTTTGTAGAAATTGGTGGATTTGAAGAAGTTAAAAGGAGATATATGTTGGCAACTCCAAATATCACCTCAATATTGCTGACCCATAATTTTACCAATACTAACTCTTGCCATGTCACGCCAAAACCTGATTCTCTTAAAATGCTCCGAGAACCCACCGATGAAGATGTCCCTTGGCCTGGCTTTCTCCTTGGTCAGACACCTGCATCAGTATGGTATTGGTGTGCGGACCAAGTCATTGTCCAGAGAGTGTTGGCAGCCAAAAATATTTCCCATGCCAAAGGAGCAACTCTTATGGCGGGGTTTTTAAAGATTTTACCAATGTTTTTAATAGTTATTCCAGGGATGATATCAAGAATAATGTTTGTGGATGATATTGCTTGCATTAACCCAGAGCACTGCATGGCAGTATGTGGCAGCAGAGCTGGGTGCTCCAATATTGCCTATCCACGACTAGTCATGAAGGTCCTCCCAGTAGGTTTACGTGGACTCATGATGGCTGTTATGATTGCAGCCCTCATGAGTGACCTAGACTCCATATTTAACAGTGCAAGCACCATCTTTACCCTTGACATCTACAAATTTATCCGGAAAAGTGCAACATCTAAAGAGCTTATGTTGGTTGGGAGAGTGTTTGTAGCTTTCATGGTGGTCATCAGCATTGCTTGGGTCCCAATCATTGTGGAAATGCAAGGGGGCCAAATGTACCTTTACATTCAAGAGGTGGCAGACTACTTGACTCCTCCAGTAGCCGCTTTGTTCCTGCTGGGTGTATTCTGGAAACGATGCAATGAACATGGGGCATTTTATGGTGGCATGGTAGGCTTTGTGCTCGGGGTCACCCGTCTAGTATTGGCCTTTGTTTACAGAGCCCCAGAGTGCAACCTACCAGACACTCGGCCTGGTTTCATCAAAAATATTCACTATATGTATGTTGCAACTGCTCTGTTTTGGATTACTGCTATCATTGCTGTTGTAGTCAGCCTTTTGACCCCACCTCCAACGAAAGAACAAATTAGGACCACTACATTCTGGGCACTAAAAAACAAGTCCGTAAAAGAAAAACCACACAAAGAGGATTCTTACAAAGAGCATGACAAAAATATTGCACCTTCCACAGATGACCTAAAACATGGGCTTTCGAATGGGAAGTCTGAGGACCATATTAAGACTATCCAAACCGAGGATGTAAACCTTCTAATGACTTACAAAGATGACTCTAATCCATTAAGTTCCTTAAGtgtctctgaagctgagactccTGTGGATTGTTACTCTAATGGGCAAGCGTCTCTTATGGGACAGTTACCCCCAGAGCTAAATAAGGAGGACAAAAGCAGATGCACAGTGTTTTTTGAGTGGTTCTGTGGGTATAAAAACACCACTGCCCATAAAAGAACCATCAAGGACGAGGAGGACGATGAAGCCGCATGCTTAAAAATGTTGGAAGAGAGCCAGATTGTCAAGCGAGTTCTCAATACTGGACTGGTTTGTGTTTGCTCTTTAGGGGTATTCATGTTCATTTACTTTTCATTGTAAGTGTAAAATTTACCTTATGCAGGGCGAAGCAAACAATCTACAACTATTGCCTTTTGAAGGATGGAATGAAGTCTTGGGCCATTCCTTGCTCCAATGCATTgtttactctaaaaaaaaaaaaaaggccttttcCAGATTACCGTGACCAAACTAAGCTCTTTTACATGTGCAAATTCTTCAAGTGTAGGAGCCATTTTAGATGGCCCAATTGGAGGCAGCCAATGGGCCCAATTGGCGCTTGTTTGAGCCTTCACAAGACTCAATCAACCATGTGGCCCATTTATATTCATTATTGGCCCCACATGCCCTGTTTAGACAGAGGTGTGTGGCCAATAACAATGATTTTGTTGGCCGCACAAAAGATTTAATCAGCCAATGAACGAGTGTTTGCTTGTTCGTCGACTAATCGTTGGCAGAGGTCCCATTGGAGGTTCCAATTGCAGAGGTCCTATTGGAGGTTCCCCATTCTGATGATTAATGGAGGTCCCATTGGAGGGGATTCCCCATTCTAGTAAAGCTCTCAACAGTCGAATACTTCCAATCCACCATTTATTACCTATTCAATGAAGGTTAATTTTGAAGTCTCAGATACCTCTTTTAAGGGTTTGGTCCTATgctcatttttaccaaatatgtaATTTAATCTATTGAGGAACGTTTACTGGGAGGCACAGAAAGAGCACTTCTGTACTTGATCCATGGAGGGATTCGGCACACCAAATTTTAGAATTATGActttatatatttgtgtatacatgtgtgttttttttttgttttttttgccaactACCTTGACTTTGCCTTAGTCTTTAATCACGATGTTACAATGGATAATTTTCTGCCTTGTGTATATCTTTAGTTTTGGATTATGAGAGTAATGGTTGTATGTCTAGGCAATCTGTCTGGTGTAAATGAGTCCTTTAGTACCTAATTTCATATCtttgttttaaatatttattacaattacatttttacgggAGAGAAATTTGTGATTAATTGCAGTTATATTCATCTTTTTGTACAGCTTTTAGGcttcgtttgtgcttttttagGAGATGGTTACGTTGATGATTTTGGAATAGTTTATCTATTCAGCACTTATTAAAAATGTCAAATATTTATCATatctaggctttttttttttctctctttaagGCACACTAAGACTTCATGtatcctcctaatacaagacccATCCAAGTGGATAGTCCATACTGTACCTCTGTATGCCTGTACACAGATATACAGAGAGTAATGTAATACATTTTATCAGAATCTGTATGAAAGCATTCAATAGGCTTCCATTCTATATGCACCCTCCAGTGctaaactgtatggaaaaaaaacaattatataataatttattataattttttttttttattatagaaaaGATGCAACTCTACTCTAGCTGGAAGGCAGTTTTTAGCCAGAAGTGGATTCCAAAGAAATACTCATACGGCTTTCTCCTGGATCCACTTcccactttggctcaaaaacttcagtgcCAGTTTTCCAAACAATTCTGTGCATGATAGCAGAAAAATAGAGCTGCTCCTCTCCATGggcatgtctggtattgcaggaagtgtgggcggggcaagcagggctctgtgcagtctccttgcttgtcaatcatcctttgtgggagcgtgtcacagagcatcagtgcacagagtacttgttagtgtcccagtaggtagggGGACCCCTGGTGGTTGGATCTTCAGGaggtgttttctttattaaaggggtgctccagcattctgaacattttgctcggaggccgtgattgtgacatcacgccacgccccctccattcatgtctatggcaagAGGGCATGTCggcctacacgccccctcccatagccaggAATGGAGGAGGGCCTGGTATGACGTCTCGAGGGTGTGTGGTCATGACttcacgaccactgctgcaggaacttgACATTTTGGAaatcgctgggggccccagcagcgggaaacccgagatcagacctcttatttcctatccttctgatagggataagatgtctagcagcggagtatcccttttaaatattcaaaatgttttaaacaaccatattgcaaaaggtctttaatttaaaTCAGTATCAACGTAATAAAAGTTTCTGtatctgaccgtgcccatttaaatatggaTCAGCTGTAAAGCCAGATACAACTAGAAGACAGATTTGGTGGTTTGTGAAAACAAAATGAAGAtccaaaatatttgtggggtgaaattgggggaaaaaacaaactccattttgtaacttttgggggcttccttttctatgcagtgcactttttggtaaaaatgacaccttatcttctataggtccatatggttacaagaatgcccaatttatgtaggttttattttatttgactacttttaaaaatattataactacatgcaccaaaattagtatgttttaaagTTATTTTCTAACCCCCTATAACTTAATTTTCCCGCTTacaaggctatatgagggctcattttttgcgccatgatctgtactttttatctgtaccatttttattttgatgtgactttttgatcgctttttggaAATTATTTTATGGGAAATGAAATGATCAAAAATtgcacagttttggactttgtcgtgtttttcgtgtttttttttttttttttacgtgtacgccatccaccgtgcggtttaaccttatattttaacagttaccacatatatatttatttttgatcAAATTATTTGATtattaaaatggaaaaaggggggaatTCAAACGCTACAATCTtacgattgcatacactgttcaatactatgccatagtatagcattgatcagtgttatcggtgctctgctgctctagcctgccatagCTGTTCAGAgtggacggcgaggaggcaggcaagctgccctgagctaaccgacactttgattgcggcatctaaagggttagtgcCAGGCATCAAATTGACGATGCCTgcttatagcaactgggacccaccaggCATGACGCGTGTTCAGCTCGTGAGCAAGCTTCAAACTCGggtaatgggaccagggtgtAAATGTTTGCCTTCGGTCCATAAGTACCATGACGCAAAGGGTGTAtctgtacgccctttgtcctaaAGGAGTTAATGTCAATGAATACAATGCAAATTCTgctgaattccccccccccccccatagctcaTATATGAAACCTCCTCAGTTCCTCCTTCTCTCTAACATGGTGCCAGTAGAAAAGACTACACTTTTAATGCTACAGATTCCTATGAGCTCTGTAGAAATCTGACTGATTAACCTTGGTGTAGTGTCCTTTTTTAAGACATTATAGTTCCATACTTTTGGATAATTCTCCTGTATCTAGTTAGAAACTAAAAGCATGACTTGGCTCCCACAAGCTTCTTCGAGAAGACGCCTCGGGTCATTGCCTCCGGTTCAGCTCTCAAAACCTTCACAGTCAGAATTTGAGGAAGATTGCTAATGAGGAAAGTTGTTATATGGCAAATATTTGCACATGCTTTAATAAGagtgaaatatagaaaaagattTACCTCATAAGTGAGCAAGGTGTGTGAATCCTGCAGAGGGAGCTGCAACCGAAacatggctttaaaggggtactccggtgcttaaacatcctttggataggggataagatgcttgatcgtgggagtcccgccgctggggaccccccaggatcatgcacgcggcaccccatttgtaatcagtgcccggagcgtgttcgctccgggactgattaccggcggcgtgtgatgtcacacctccgccccgtgtgacgtcacgctccgcccctcaatgcaagcctacgggagggggcgtgatagctatcacgccccctcccgtaggcttgcattgaggggcggagcatgacgtcacacgggggcaggggagtgacgtcacacgccgcccgccctgcggtcgaccataatcagacccggacccGGAacatgctccgggtctgattacaaacggggtgccgcgtgcatgatcccgggggtccccagctgcgggactcccgtgatcaggcatcttatcccctatcctttggataggggataagatgtttaagcaccggagtacccctttaattgggttTTTAAACATTTTAGGTGGTCCTTTTACCATTACATGTGCCTGGAATTTccaaatttttaactttttatgacCAAGTCGTATCCGCAATCTTATAGACCATCTGTGGTTGGTGTGCCCCAATCTGAACTtatccttaaaaaaaaagtaaaaatgaacaATCTCAGCAGGGAGTGAAGCATGACGACTCACATGTCTTGCTTTGCCCTATTGTACTAGGCATAACACAGTATATCTGTTTAGCCTGAAGTGTTCCTTTTTAAAGTGTGTGGGGCTGTTTTTGCATCTCATCATTtttacagccgtcacgccccctcccatagaattgcattgagggggcgggctgtgacataatgaggggggcggggctatgatgtcacaagctctcggctccagagttcggaacggtttgttccaaacgctgagtacccctttaagtgactccTTACTTTGCTCGTACCCCATATAAGAGTCCATGAATGCGAACACAGAAGAAGAAAATGTAGGGGATCACTTGCGATCCGGAGGCACGTCAGTGGTGAAAACGTCTTTATTCAAGGTGCATGCATCAATTCATAACGCAGGACGCCAGGGTCCGCAGTCAGGTGAAGTGAACAGCCGCTTTCGTGCCGAGGGCcggcgcttcttcagaccacgcCTCTTCCGTCACCTGGAGGCAGGTAAATACACCTCTCTCTCCACGTCACGGAAGGGAAGGTAGGCGTTCCCATACAAAAACTAAAAACAAGAGCCATGAAAAATTCAACTACTACAAAGATGTAACTATAGAAAGATGCTCATATCTAGTCGGTCATTTAAAACGGGACCTCTCTGGTCATGTGTTTTTAATATCGATTtcccctctttatttttttatttttatggaatgGATTTCTTCACATCCATGCCATGCGCGGTGTTTACCCTTTCGATACCCATAAAATGCTAAGTTTTAGGTTCACTATTATGCTCCTCTCGTACATGAGATGAGCCTGGGTGGAGCCATTTCCTGTTTTAAGGGAACGTTCGTGCTCTCTGAATCTGATATTAACGGGGGCGATTGGTACAACCTATATAAAACCTGTTGCAAGCACAGCGAATGGCATAGACCGCATATAAAATCTCCACACATAAGCTCAACTCCTCCTAGAGTAACATATTTATGCAAAAAGAGGGGAAATGGATATTAAATACAAATGCCCATGGAGGTTTCCATTTAAATGAGACTAGATATGGGAGTTCTATCTTTCTATAGTAGCATCTTTGTAGTAGTTGAATTTTTTTATGGTTCATGTATTTAGTTTTTGTATGGGAACACCTACCTTCCGTGACGTGGAGAGAGAGGTGTATTTACCTGCCTCCAGGTGATGGAAGAGGCGTAGTCTGAAGAAACGCCGGCCCTCGGCACAAAATCGGCTGTTCACTCCACCTGACTGCGGACCATGGCGTCCTGCGTTATGAATTGATGTATGCACCTTGAATAAAGACAATGTTTTTCACCACTGATCACTGCCTCCGGATTGTAAGTGATCCCCTACATTCTTTTTCTTCTGTGTTTGCTAAAATCAAATATTGTGACCGTCCAAATACCCCATGCACCTTTAGCTACTTTCAGAATTTATCACAAGAGAAGTTGTATATTTGCATTGAGTcacaagtctccattttttgggAAATTCTATCCGTAAGTTCCAAAATAGGGGTACACTGTTGCagaacatcttgtcccctatgttCAGGATAGAGGGTATGTGTCTTATTGCAGGGGTTCCGGTCTCTGCTTCTTGCATGGATTATtgtcaaccaccgcacaaagcagtgGCCAACACACCACCCAATGTAGCTCTGTGGAAGAGTGAGAAACCCGAACGCTGAatatctggctctcccatagagctacatggaggggcgtgtctttgtgtggtggtcaacagTAATCCATGCATGGAGAGACGTGGTGCCCGGCAGGTGATCGTGGGAAGGCCCCGtgaccagacacttatcccctatcctgttgatagaggataagatgttctgcaatggaatacccttttaatttcCCTATGGTAGGACCTGATAGTTCTAGGTGTCTGTGGTCATCTTCAAGTGTCTTCTATTGTGTGTGaggattgttttattttttttatttatttattttttaaccttgTTTTCATTTCCAAAGTGTTAtgccctagtgtttttttttagttgtaTGAAGTACATTTGTGCTATAAGACCCCTTTGCACACACTTGGGTGTGCCCGGTCTCTATGTACTTCTGTATAGTCAAGAATAAGAAATAAAGTGAAGAGAAAAATCTCATATTTTATGtatcacatatatattttttttttattccggtttaaaaaccgcactgcaaccgcataccttttttttttaacatggacatcaatgggaaacgcacatgtatacggttccatacgggaaaccatatatgttttttactttgcacatttgcatcctaaagtccccacccaacacctctcgttaaaaatggacaaaattttcaaaaacttgtgtttttttaattttttttaaacaaaaatggaCGGCACCGtaagcacttttaaaaacagtatacggtttaaaaacgcatacgttttACTTTCtcccatacggttccatacattttttgttttttttttgccatacggttttctttagaaaaactgattgaaaacagtatggcaaaaatgtgatgtgaacccagctgggttcacatcacgttttctcccatacgggagcgcatacggcaggggggagctaaaaccgaacatttcaatgagctgaccgcagtgaaacgttcagtccggtcggctcatttttgcgccgtatgcgcttttacaaccggacctaaaaccatgcttgaccacagttttaggtccagggaaaaagcgcatatagcgcataaatgagccgaccgaacgtttcactccggcctgctcattgaaatgaattacatacgggagcgcatatgaaaGCATACAGGAGCGCTGAGTTGGCAGTTTCCAGTATTAATCCTGATGAGTCAGTTATCTAGTATCAAAGTACTTCCAGCACAACATACTATTCACGGGTTTTGACTCCTGAAATATGGAttatctaaggctaggttcatctGTTCAAGGTGCTCTACCGCAGCTTCTGTTTATTGCAAGATCTGACTGGACAAAATTACTACAAGGAGCaccacattgaagtcaatgggatctctCATCATCTTATGTGTAACAGATCGTTTGGCTCCATTATATGGCCCCAAATGGAGCGTGGACCCAGTCTTATATGTAGAGTATTTTGGGATAGCCTGCTAGCTCGATGTTTCCAGTACTGATCATAGTTGTTCATTTACGAAGGCTAAATTATCTAGTATTCAATGTGCTTCCAGTTTGAAGGCTGATATGTTTCCAACACCATTGGGTCTActcaatgatttttatttttttggttatttCGATCCAGGATCATAATGTGATTCTTCAAAGCTCCAAATTCACACTATTGATCATATAGGAGGTCTCAAAGACCACTCTTCTCTACCTTTTTGTGTAGTAAGAAAAGGAACCGCTccaagtgggtgctgcatgatGGCAACAACAGCAATTGTGACCTTTTAGGCCCTTCCCCATGACTATGGCCTAGGATGACTACCTGTCTCGGGTTTCCAGATTATCCTGTAAATTAAAGAAAAGTATGTTCCCCCAGTTTCTAGTTCTATATCTACAAGCTATGTTGAGTAACCTTGttggtatttttctttttaattcagAACATCTATTGGAGCTCGAATGAGATTAGTGGTAGAGCTCGGCGGTAAGTCACATGTCTGACAGCAGGGGGGAGATTATTTGCTGTCTGTTACTATAGTAACCAGAAGTAGCTCTAATTTACTGAAATAATTCATAATCAgtacaaaaaagtaaaaagtcaATCACAATAACCCAAAACTATCTTTCTCGGCAAATGTCTTTGTGTCCTATAACGAATTGCACTTAAAATGCCGGCTGCTGTGTGTAAACTTGTAAAAACATTTCATAGGTTTTCCTGACTATTTCAATGGCCTCCCCCCCCAATGTTTAAAGTCCCTCTGTCTTGATGTGGCCTTGTTTTGTATCTTATCAGTAGTAATTTTTTTAGGGTTCagagatgtggaattcctattgccagacgcccgggacatgcagctccgggcgccgggcagatgaatttttccggcccttagccctgcttcggacCTGACAAGCAAGGCGGCGATCAGCAGTCTTTATGGAGCGGCCTCCCGACTCCTGCTTGCtctgtactctgcagcccccggctgttttcagtagctgggggccgccactaatagccagcatgcagcgatcgtggcggctggctattaaccctttagatcgccgctgtcaaagctgacagcggcgtctaaagggacatgtgaatgctccctggtgggctagatccgacccccccccccccccctcgcagcGTGATAGCGGGTGGTGAAGATCCAcaatagaggtagccggagggcttacctctgcttccctgctgtcctgtggctctgtcattgatagatcttggctggactaggctctatcaatggatcacagagcacaaagATCAATGGAGCTcgatagaactctattgatctgtatgaggaatctaatgattcctcctaaaagtctaataacgtgtaaaaaaaataaaaaaaaataagtttaaaaggcacacattaaccccttccatgttaaaagttcaaatcaaccccttttcctatataaaaacataatacaaataaacatatctagtatcgctgcgtgcgtaattgtacgaactattaaaatataacattatgtatcccatacagtaaattatgtaaatgtaaaaaaaataccaaaccacagaattgcaatttttataatatcccagaaaaaaaagttaaacattgattaaaaagtcagatcaataccaaaatggtatcgATACAAAAAAactattatggcgcaaaaaatgagccctcatacagcctggtatgcgaaaaaaaaaaaagctacagggggtcaaaaaatggcaattaaaaacattcaaaaaagttcaggattttttttaaattagcaaaacatgacggaaactatacaaatctggtatcgctgtaatcagatcggtctaaagtatcaaaacatggTAGTTCAActacaaggtaaatggtgtagaa containing:
- the SLC5A3 gene encoding sodium/myo-inositol cotransporter, whose protein sequence is MRASLEVADIAIVALYFVLVLSFGFFAMWKSNRSTVSGYFLAGRSMTWAAIGASLFVSNIGSEHFIGLSGSGAASGFAVGAWELNALLLLQLLGWVFIPVYIRSGVYTMPEYLSKRFGGFRIKVYFAVLSLILYIFTKLSVDLYSGALFIQESLGWNLYLSVILLIGMTALLTVTGGLVAVIYTDTLQAFLMIIGAMTLTIVSFVEIGGFEEVKRRYMLATPNITSILLTHNFTNTNSCHVTPKPDSLKMLREPTDEDVPWPGFLLGQTPASVWYWCADQVIVQRVLAAKNISHAKGATLMAGFLKILPMFLIVIPGMISRIMFVDDIACINPEHCMAVCGSRAGCSNIAYPRLVMKVLPVGLRGLMMAVMIAALMSDLDSIFNSASTIFTLDIYKFIRKSATSKELMLVGRVFVAFMVVISIAWVPIIVEMQGGQMYLYIQEVADYLTPPVAALFLLGVFWKRCNEHGAFYGGMVGFVLGVTRLVLAFVYRAPECNLPDTRPGFIKNIHYMYVATALFWITAIIAVVVSLLTPPPTKEQIRTTTFWALKNKSVKEKPHKEDSYKEHDKNIAPSTDDLKHGLSNGKSEDHIKTIQTEDVNLLMTYKDDSNPLSSLSVSEAETPVDCYSNGQASLMGQLPPELNKEDKSRCTVFFEWFCGYKNTTAHKRTIKDEEDDEAACLKMLEESQIVKRVLNTGLVCVCSLGVFMFIYFSL